CTGCCATGCAGTGACACAAGCTAATGTGacctaaaaaaacaaataaagttccTCTAGTTTTCTCCTGATGTTAGTCACGTCCTTTTTTAGCCAGATGAACTTCACAGaaacattttttgtgttttatggtGGGTGAATGTTAGGTAGCATTTCATAAATGTTAACTATCGTTGCACACTGCTGGCACCAGGTTGGCAATGGCAGGGAGCCCAAGAGAGGCAAGGTGCTCAGGACAGCATCCCATCCTTTGAATCGTAGGAAGATCTTTCCAAGTCCTTTCACTTATTAATCTGTCTGTAATTGGTACCTAATAAAAAGGGAAGGTCTCTTTTTGTAAATTATATTAGTAACACAAAgtgtttaaaacatgttgattGCTTCACATCGTACCTTTAGGAGTTCAAAGATCAGGtttgattctattttttataatcatcaaaaagacataaaattaaCAAATGGAGAGCAAAGTCTGCGTAATTGCAACTAATTTGTGGACTAATGTAGCTAAAGGGGGATAGATCTGTAATGGGCATTGCACTAATAATGTAGGGTTGTCTTTCACAGTCTCTTTATCTCTTCCATCAGACATGGAGGTGTCAGTGCTCCTTTCCAACTCCATCCCTTAGAGTGGAGCTAGCAGAGGCTGCTTGACAGTGCCAGCTTCATCTTTAATAGCTGCATCACCTCTAATAGCTGTCAGCCTGAGATGTGCACAAAGGCAGAGTAATATGGCTTGACTGCTGGGGAGGGAGGGCTGCAGAGAGACGGGGGagttaaaaagagaaagagttTGGAAAAGTGTGAGAATTTGAAGTAAAACATTGGCAGAGGCAAAGAGGGGCACAGTTTTTGTATTCCGAAGAAAGACGAGGAGAGAGAAAGGTTCAGTCTTTCggcgagagagagaaaaaaaaaaggtttctagTTCCCATGCCTCCTCTTGGCAGCTCTTCAGTTGTGATCCATCTAGCAGCCTTCCTCTCAATGTTTAATGACGGAAGGTCCGATCAATAAACATTACACAAGGCCCAAGTGTAACCCCATCCTGCCAGAGacaaaccaaactcaaacatcGGAGGAGAAAGTTTCCGTCTAacatctgataggtttctgagACATGAGCTCGTCAAGCACTCTTAACATAagtttggcctttttttttgcctgcagTACTTCGGAAATCCTCTTAAATCCTCTGGGGGGTTAAACCTGATCCCTCTAGTCTTCTACCCCGGCTGACCCTATACAGCTGGTATCTCCCTACCACACAGGAAGTCACTAGTACAGCATTTGAAGAATTTTCTTGAACTTGAACTATTTAAACTCGCATGGTTTCCATATCTAGATAAAAAGAACTCCTCTCTTACTTTTCTCAGGGTCTGACTTTTATTGTGTGGGAATTTAGCTCTGTCTTTCGATGTCTATCAAGGGAAGAGTCTTTAAATTAAAGATGAATCAAAGGCATACTCACATGAAAATATGCAACTACTGTAGTATGCTTCTGAGAGGcttgattttaatttgaagttAATCACTCTTCTAATTTTCTGACgaacaattaaaaacatgaaatgttttattttcagtcatgtaaccttatttttctttcaatgtAAAAGTGCATATCAGATgctgaaccaaaaaaaaaagaaaattcattcAGTATCTTGTGAATTAAATTGTTCATCATTTTCAAGCATTTGCTGAAGTAGCCCCTTAACTTGAGATAATTTAGTGACTATAGCAATTGCCTCAGACCCCAAGATACAAAACAGATTCTTAAAGCTCTGTAAATTGCTACCTCTGATGTGGACTGCACCACAAAATGAACTTTACTTATTGatacttttagaaaaaaatctatatttggGTTCATTTCAGTTCAATACACATGTGCATAACACATTTAGGTTATAGACTCATGTCCTCAGTACATGCACTGTAAACATAGACGAGTTGTTTACTATTTTAGGTGAGATATGGCTCACTTTAAGGTCACAGACCCATGGCTTTTAACATCTACAATGCTGCTGTAGTGCCACCTGTAGACTGAGTGTTAGCACAGTAACGTGATGCAGGCTGTTGTTACAAAAGACAGTAAAAAGATATGGCTGGCCTTATCCAGATACTTTACAGAGGAACGTTGGTGACACGTTCTCCAACAAGCTTAAGTTGTGGATGAAGTTTCAGGTTATAAATGATGAAACAAATAGAACTCATACattgttaaattaaatactttgaaattaaatctttttttattcagattaGTAAACCTCCTGGGTCTTGAGCAAACAAGCAAACacgaataaaaataaatacagaaatgatgGTAATGAACTAAACAAGGACTACTCAATATAATTCACATTTTTCTGAAGTGAAAGGCTTTGTAATGTAAAAAGAAAGTCATTTCTCTCCTTCATTTATTCTTTGATACTAAAGGCCGACATCTTCAATCCACTCCTTGCACATATCAGTCTCTAACCTCTCCTCCTGTTTCCTCCTCGTCTGTCCAGACTGGAAGAGTGGTATGTCAGTGCCTACAGACATCGCCATAGCCTATCTGATCCAGGGCAGCTTCTACGGTCACTCCATCTACGCTACAGTGTACATGGACGCATGGAGGAAGGATTCAGCTGTTATGGTGGTGCACCACATCATCACACTGGCACTCATTATCTTCTCCTACGCCTTCAGGTATTTCATGTCCACTTTGATTTGTTagctgtttgttaaaaaaaaggtttcatcaTTGACCCTAAGAGGCTCTAATAGGAATTAAAGACACACTGAAACAGAATTATAAATACTTTTGAATTGCTGTTTTGACTTATAAGAATCATTTCATTCATAGATGCCTCTTAGTTTGGAAAAGAAAGGTCTGACAGATatgctgtgtgtttttcctgtcCTTTAGATACCACAATGTTGGGATTCTGGTGCTGTTCCTCCATGACATCAACGACATCCAGCTGGAGTTCACCAAGCTCAATGTGTACCTGAAGTCCAGAGGAGGAGGGTATTACCTGCTCAACGATGTGCTGTCCAACATGGGTTCCGTCAGCTTCAGCATCACCTGGTGAGgctccacagacacacacactctttgttcCTGACTTATTTTCTCCCCCTGTCCATTTTGTTTTCCATGaaagttaaatgttttgttGCCTTGGCAGCTAGAAATTATTTTCATGTGTTTCTAGCTAACTTGGGAAGATACTAAAGACAGAAAGACGTAATCagatttctgtttgttgttgttttgtctccaTCCCTCAGGTTCTGGTTCCGTCTCTACTGGTTCCCTCTTAAAGTGCTGTATGCCACATGTGTATCTAGCCTCCAGTCTGTTCCTGGCATTcccttctacttcttcttcaaTGCTCTTCTCCTGGCTCTGCTTCTCATGAACATCTACTGGTTCTTGGTGAGGACACGCAGGTTGTTTTAGTCAAGAGCATTtagggttttgtttgtttttgagaaaCCTGCTTAAACACTGACATGCTGTCATCTCTCCCCTGCTTTCCTCCCCCTGCTCTGTAAAGTTCATCGTGGTTTTCGTGgtgaaagtgttaaaaatgaaagaggTTAACGATGTCAGGGAGTACGAGGACGAGGATGGCAGCAGGGCGGCGgcagcagcggcggcggcggcggcagcaggCCTGGTCAAAGAGCCGAAGGCAGAAAACAACGATGATGATGCTGGACATCACATCTCTGCCCAGGGGTGAGTTTTACCGTTGTTTGTTTAATCTGACAGAGACCTCAGCGCCGGACGGAAAAAATATCACCAGCCAACTGCTGGCAGATTTTCACTACAAatgttgagtttgtttttactcGCAGCAGGTTTGGCAGGAGACCAGAGCAGCAGTTTAAGGTGCTATTTGTAGAGTTTCCACATTAATAAATCATTGAGTTGGCCTGTTGCAGTGTAGCAGATTTTCACACAAGTGTGAAGTTCTAATTTTAAAGAGAAACTAAGTGCTACAAGAGTGAAGATTTAGCTTTACCCATGAAAACATTACATAAGACCATTAAAGTGTTTGAGCCAGTATCTTTGGGCTACAGCAGATCTGGGAGATTAGACTTTAAATGCTAACATCAACATCATACAGTGACGTGTTGATGTAAAACAGGTATAATGTTCATCATGATCGTATTTCTAGTTTAGTGTGTTAGCATGCCAAGATTTGCAAACGGGACTACTATGAGCTGCTAGCTTAGCTTAATATGGTCCGTAGCTTCAGCCCTGAATATAtctacccattataatacaggTCCTTAAgcagtttatttttcatctgtAAACCCAATGTGCTGCTGCATAGAAGTCACCCTATACAGGAAGCAGTGGTATTAACTTGTAGTAAACACGTTTTATCAGTGTCATTTGCTCAAAGTGTTACTTCTTCTTCAAAGTAAATTAAAACAGCTATGTTCAGGGACGTGTAGATAGCGTTCTTTATTGTTAACTTTGAACATTTTCTGCTGTTCttactagtgttgtagtactcgagaccggtcttggtctcgaggcTGGTCTCGAGGCCGCTTATATCAGGTCCCGGTCTCgtcaaaagcatttttactcagtcttgtctcggtctcggcctcagtctcggactgggcggactgtgtattttatatcaagaccggtcgagaccaccactgatgcactctgtgtccctgtcattactgtgataagagaaaaaaataaacgtAAGGAGTCTAAAGAAAGGTAACAAAGAcgaaaccaaaccttgtttgttgctgtaaatagtattcaaagcaaacttaaataaaataaacagaagttttttattttgttaactcttataatgatttttcattgatatatatggtcttggtcttgtctcggtcttgccctgccttggttttggtcttgactcggtctcgatccctaaatgtcttggtcttgtcttggtctcggttaatgtggtctacACTACAACACTAGCTCTTACTGTCCATATGACTGATAACATTATACATCAAATGTATTTTGACACAATGGAGGTAGTTCCTAACCTATTTTAACAGTTATTGTGAAGCAACAAATGTCCTCAAATGTTTTGAATTGGACTAGCCAACTCgactaaaggtaagaaaacattcAGATAACAGTCAAAACAGATCGGAAGTTATTTAACACGGCAAACACGAGATCACAGAGTCGGTCAGGTAAACAACGTCAGATTGGTTTGCTTAGTGTGGCTGTTGTAACCTCTTTGCAGGTAAACATCCCCATGCTTGTACTGTTTATGCTTTGATCCAGtcgagtggttatatgccaATCTGCAGTGCGCTATGAGATGCCATCTGCCATCTCTGCTTATaatagagcattatagcatcacAGCAGTcgccattaaccagagctacagtgGGTGGTTGCGCTACAGTGAAGACTTACTTTCAGGCCTAcagtaataaatatattaatcatTTGTCTATCCAACTAGGCGTGCACCTCCCTACTTATTACTACACTTATCATGTCACCATAAGAGAAGAAATTTATAGAATTGTATTGAAATTGAAAAAGGAGCGATTGTGTTGTGTAACAGTGGTCTCTTTGAATGTGTAAACGAGTGTTCAGCACTCTGCGATAGTGCTAACTTGACAAAAACCAAACTCTATCAGTTTGTGCTTTTATCTAAGTTCAGGGATTCTTCTGTCTTTATCTGAGGAGCTGCCTTTAGCCCCTCTCTGACTGTCCCTCTATCATCTCTATGCTGATTATCATGGCAGCCTTTGACCACTCTCAAGACCCTGAAAAGTGCAAACTCCACTAGCACTGTTCTCCTTGTTAAGGGTATCAAAGACAAGTCTATCTCATGGCTGTATTTTTGGGTGACAATCAAACCTATAGTGCCTGAAGCAGGTTCAGCTCCGTCCCATCCCCTGAAAGCAGGTGTGAATGCTAAAAAAGCACAGATCTCCCACTTAGCTTGTGCAAGCAGCGGCCCTCACAGGTAGATAGGATCAAAGAGCCTGAGACCATATGGAGATGTGATTATGTGGCTCACCTTATCTTCCTGGCCTTGAACCCTGCTGATATCCTCCCTGCCTGCTAATGCCTCACATTTGCTGATCCCCTCACCTGACAAGCTTATTCTCTCCTCTTGCTGTCCACGACGTGTTCGTTCgttcactctcctctccctgacCCTctgttctctccctctctctctcggttACAGGAAGCACGTGCAGAACGGGATCACTAAGGAGAAGCATCTATAACAGGCTCTCCTTCGCCACCACCTGGCTCTGGGCTGCAAGTACAAGCAAGAAAAGGCGCCCTCTTTGGACTGCTCATGCTCCAAACGTGTCTGAAGGGAAGAGtgtcacaaaaagaaaagaaaggaaaaaaaaaacaagttaggCTGCGATacatttttactctttttttttttgttttagagcatttcatttcatcactgatattttgttttcagtttttttttattagagcACTGTGAATGTTATTTCAGGTGACTTTTTGTCTTATTGTTGCTAACTTTACGTTTGATAGATCCAGTAGAAACGAACCAGCTTGAGTGAGAGTTGGACTGTGATTGTCACGTATAGTAGTAATGGCTGGAGTTAGTAGTTATCACAATCATCCTGAACAGCAGCACCCTGCAGCACCCAGATAAAGAAAAGGTTCAGGCGTGTAGTGGTTCTGTAGACTTTTAGACTTGCAGTAACCGTTAGTCTCCTGGTTAACAAGCAATATGCTGATTCCAAAGGGTGCGCTGTGTTCGCTGTCAGTGAAACCTGTTTCCTAAcgaattccttttttttttttttattctcctaCAAaactccatccatcatccacccCCCCCTCTGACTCcagacatgaagaaaaaaaaggcataaAACACATGACTCACACGGGAAACAAAGCTCTGTTCTCAGTATCGCTCTCATTGCTGCAGTGATGCTGGAGAGCCTGCCTGCATTGTCTGGTGCTGTTTCACCACATGTATTGATTTCCATATCATTGCACAAGTTGGTGGTGGCGACCACACAGCCCTGCCCCCACCTTGCGTCCATTAGCGTGTATTAAAAAAAGCCACATTGGTGTGTGTAGGTATGTGTGTCAGCTAGGTGGAGAGTATGGATGTAGCTGAAGCTTTTTAACTCTTTTATTTCACAACATTTCACCTCTCACTTTGATTTCTTTGATCTTTTTATCTCTTCTTATCATGATCAACAATCGTCAGGATTATTCTCTTGTATAGcgaaatctttttttgttttttagtcttTCTTCTGTGTCGCTAACGTCTGTTGCTGCACTGACATGAAGGCGTACAAGCTGATTGCTGGTTTAATGACGGCAAATGGCTTGAATTGATTGACTGGGGTTCAGCATCATcctcatgattttatttctttaaacaaTATGGATTTGACTAATGTTCATAACTAGTCCATGGTTGGTGGTGGCTATCCGGTTCAGGAAAATTGTAACAATAGCCCAGAACTGTGTAAAGATAAAAatcagtatgaaaaaaaaacattatgtaTGCACATACTATGGTATTCAGGAATGCATGACAACGAATGATTTTTGGAAATATGCTATGAAATTGTCTTACAAAGAAGAAAATTTCTCTCGCTATGTAATCATAATGTCTGTATTTATGTCCAAACTCCATCAAAAAGTGATCttgttttaaagcagcagctGCCACTAAAACCACGTTCAAACCAGTGTGTGAGAAACCCTTACAAGGCTTTTCAATTTGGGTGTTCCAGATATACCTCAAGACAGGATTGACATATAAGTCTGAGAAGACTTCTTTTAttcaaaacacatgaaaatTAAACCACAGTGAAAAGGGACAGACGTAATCTATTTGGGTTCACTGGTttgctgcgtgtgtgtttgtggaaaaGCTGCTGCACCTGTAATAAATAAGGGATGTTTCTATTCTTCCTACCTTCTCGATCAAATTCAAGCTCTTGTTTCGATGAACAGCATGCTTGTGCTGCTGGAGCAGGCCGCAGATGTCGTCCATCCATAGAAGAAGCgtgtttttagttttgtttgtcttccaCAATCCCCTCGTCGGGGGAAGTACaaactattttttaattttaggtTAAACTATCACTATTGTTGATGTAGTTCAGGTTATTgtgaattttatttttgttggaattgctgctgtttttttgttgttttttttgttttcctctgagaGCACTGTTGGTATTCCAGTTGTGttggtttttttctgctgtgtgtgATGAATCGGTGATAGTCTGCTCAGATCAGATGTTTCTAGGGACCAGGGAGTGTCGATACATTCATCTACATTACAATCTGGATTGGGTCACAGATCTCTTCCTTCAAATCTGAATGCTGGCTCATTTTACACAATCCTTTTCCTGTAGTCCTTTTACACCTGTACTGTAAGTAACATGCTCTATCAGACACGTTACTGTGTGTAATATATCAGAGCCCTGTGGCTGACAGGTTTTACTAGCATGGTGTTATGGCAGGACATGTTCTGCACACTCAACTGTGAGACTAGAGTATCCATAGTTTGctaattatttttgttgacGATAGATGACGGGAGTGATGTTTGCATTAAACCCACAAAGACCTGTAACCTGGATTAGGTGTCACTCATCCCTTCAGTCTGGTATGGTACTGTGTGCAGAAAGTGCACCTTCAGTCCCTCCCACTGTGTCATGCTACAAACTGTCCTGTGATGTAATGTGTGAAAGAGGAACTTAAACAGGGGGTGGGCGATAGGACAAGTGGGATAAATGAAGGGAGGCAGTAAATCAAAAAGCTGTTTCATGGCAATATTTGAATTCTGATTTTGCATCGTAAGACTTGTCTTTTCAGGTACTTACtttcaccttaaaaaaaacagctgcagcaACTTGCTGGTGTGGAGGAAAAATTGCATAATTATTTCTTAGAAAATGTTTGATACAAACAATGGCGTCATGAATTGAAATGACACAAGTCCAGAAGTTGTTTTATCCATGTCGCCCACCCCTAACTGAAGTATTCCAAAATGAAGGAAAACGTTATTTGAGGCTGTCactttagtattattattagtttaaaTTGATTTGGCTGATTcctatttaaattatttatgaaTCATTTGCCCATCTTAGTCATCTTTGGATAAAGTTTTAGAAATCAGAAGCTTATAAAGCTatgttcaggcagacaactcaccTGGAACAAAATTGGTGATATATGATGTCCCGGATCTGAACATGTCCCCATTTGCATTAAACAAGATCAGATAATGAGGTAAGATGATGAGATAGTGGCATCATTTTATATATAAGTTAGGAAGAGATTAGGAAGTAAGGGATGATGTTTAGTGAATGGGTGCTCATGTAAATTAGAAGCCAACAGGCTGAACAGGATCCCCCCCAAGTAATGTGTCTGAGGTGAAATGTGTCGGAACACCTTTCAGCGGATTGGTTTAACATGACATGAATGATAAGGTTATCCGtaatgttgcttttgttgttgagaatcaatcaatcaataaaaagtGAGGATTGAGGTGATTAGTAAGAATGCTGGGTAATAAAGGACAATAGAAGATGAAGCCATGTTTGATGCAGCATTGACAGTACCACCTTAAAACAAAGTCTGCAATGAGTTTGTGTTATTGGAGAGGAGAGCGAAATATATGAATCATGTTAACCCTGACCTAATCACTTCCTGGTTAAATTCATCAGGCTGCAGGGGACGCTCATGTAAAACTTCCaatgcaaacaaaacaaggaagtGAGGATTCAAAGTAGTTTTCTGTAGCTGAGCAACAAAACTGCAAATGCTGCAGTGCATTTGTGCTGTATTGTGCAAAAAAGTAATGCATGTTAAGTCTTTCGTCTCTGGCCTCTTCTCCTTCTGTTTGCATGCATTAGATCAGAACAAAGAAGATCAGGGAGGGACGTTTAAATAAGCAACACTAGTCTTCACCGCTCTACTCCAAAGGCTGTGTTAGATGTTTTTACACTGAATATGACTCGGGGAGTTGTCTGTCTGAACGGGCTCACAGGCTCGGGCACGCAGTGACACAAACAATCTTGTCGAATGGTTTGATTGTGCCAAACTGTCCACTCAAATTATGAGGCAAGTGTTTGTGGGAGCTGGTGACAATGAGGAGGAAAGCTGGtagagaggaagaggcagatTAGCCCTGCAGGTATTTCTTATAAATTGCACTGtaatttattagtattattttattgttcaaTTGTAGATCAAATTAGAAAAGGGAAGGGAGAATTTGGgaatttttatttctttcttgaAGAATCAACAACTAAAAACTCTTAttaatttaaattgtattttattgacaCACGTTTCTTGGACCGTTGATGCGTGCTGTAATCGATGAAAATTGCCCTAATTTTTCAACTGAATTTGATCACTTGATAAAGACACGTACTTGCTC
The genomic region above belongs to Notolabrus celidotus isolate fNotCel1 chromosome 2, fNotCel1.pri, whole genome shotgun sequence and contains:
- the cers1 gene encoding ceramide synthase 1 — its product is MSSHTGETGDAGPVEVEPMPGYLDLITRASSVMLSAWRDCSTCGLELSKQTLRDNAYITLTEIALFFFCAFLWTQVRRGLTESLFKPLAQWWRLLPKDAAKMPESAWKLVFYTMSWSYSTYLLFFTSYSFFHDPPSVFYNWKSGMSVPTDIAIAYLIQGSFYGHSIYATVYMDAWRKDSAVMVVHHIITLALIIFSYAFRYHNVGILVLFLHDINDIQLEFTKLNVYLKSRGGGYYLLNDVLSNMGSVSFSITWFWFRLYWFPLKVLYATCVSSLQSVPGIPFYFFFNALLLALLLMNIYWFLFIVVFVVKVLKMKEVNDVREYEDEDGSRAAAAAAAAAAAGLVKEPKAENNDDDAGHHISAQGKHVQNGITKEKHL